GCGGGCCAAAGGGGTCACGCACCAGGGTTGATGGTGAACCATATTTTGCGCTACCATCCCTGGACCCGCCGATGAGAGGACCCTATATTTCATCGAGCCGGGAGGCCGGATCATGGACCGTTTGGTTCCTGATCCGTGTTTGTGCAACAAAAGATGCGATTTTAACCGGGAATGCACCGGGAGTTCGCTAAAAGCCTCAGCCGGCCAAACGACTGTCGGTCGGAGGAACACCTTACCCTTCGGGGTCCTCGGTAGTCgcatgcaaaaaaaaacccggcgcACCCTTCATCATAGCCTTAGCCCTTagcccggccgaccgacggcgatAACACTCGCTCGCCATTGGCGTCGCAATGGCCAACCAGATTCGGGCTAACCACCGGAGCCGCCACCCTGGAGCATGCCCGGGGCCAGGGTGTTATTTACAAcaccaaacaaataaatttatggcccaacgcgcgcgcgcacgcccgCCCGGGGAGTGGATAAAATTGGAGTGGCCAACCcgaggaccaccaccaggcggAGGGGTGAAAAACCACAACAATTGTGGTGTACCTCTCCAGTGGGCTCTGGGTGGATTGAAGTACCATCAGGACGCCGGGAACCGATATAGGTCAATATTTACTCCACATTTATTCCCGGCCCGGGTCTGGCCTGCCACAGCCAGCTAGCCTTCTTCCTGCCAGCGTTTGTCGATAACCGATCACCACCGGGGTCTACACGGTCAAACTGTTGCCACGCACACCCAAAAGGACGTAGAGAGAGCATAACGACGGAGGGGGTCATAAGccctgccggctgccggagaTAGAGACACTAAAAGAAGGGGACACCCCAAAAAGAAAGGTTCGCTCCGGTCTTATCTGCattgggaaaattgaaaatctgCAGTGAAAAACACACGGACGCACACCACGGCACACACAGGCATCCGGGAGGGGTCCAACGGCAAACAACGACTCGGGACAATCCGGAGCAggaagcgaacgagcgagtgagagaaagCGAGTGGCCAAGGAAGAAAAGCTGCAGTAAGTCGTAAACAGGGAGGCTTGTCAGGAGAGGGCTTAAGCCTGGCCAGGGCCAAAGGCCATGTCCCCCCCCCATCCCAAGTTAGCATATCCTCGCATCACATCATCTTGCCATTTACTCGGCCCTATCCGGGTGTGGTGGGGATGCACTTTTGGGGGATTGCAGTGCGTGTTCCCCAAGGACCCCGGTCGACCGCATTCCGCTAACGATGGGGTCACCCAAACGGGATACTCGGGTACCCCGTCCCGGGATACGGGGCCGTACGATAATGTACGATAAATCTCTTTTCTCCAGCCTGTGGGCCTCTCGCCTGTGGCACCGGCCCTGAAACCGTGTCACCGGAGGCTGGAGAGGGCCGGATCCCGTGTGGAACCGCGCCAACTGTCGCCCAACAACAAGGTGGGCCACGCCGCGCCGCTTCTGAGGAACCCAGGGGCGGAGACCGGAAGCCGTAGATTTTGCGCAAGTTACGCATTCACAAATCAAATCGTGGAGCgtgccacacacatacagacacacgaAGCGACATTTTTTGGCCATCTCTGGCGAGTTTTAATCTGTGCGaggatcggccaccggccacatcCTTTATTGGTGTCTCGATACCACCgtacacggcacggcaagaTGTCGTTACAATTACAAATGAATTACAGAAGCCCGCAGTGTGCGGAATTACAGCCGAAAGACTGCCGTGTGTCCCGAGGAACGGCTTTGGCACGGAATTTGAAGTACGtctttgggttttttttgcctgcgacttgtttttgttgttggccacttCAGGGCCAGGTGCCGGGGCTCGTGTGAAGTGTGATCAAACATAAGCCGTATCCGGAAGGGTCACATCCGGGAGCAATCGTTGACAAGCACCACTAACGCTAAAATTACGGGCTGTTTTAAAATGGTTGAATTTGAGGCTTGAAAAAGGATTCTTCATTTCGatttaaacaaataattcTGTGCGATGATCGCACCGCAGAGCTGATGGGCCCGGGCTGAGGGTGTGGGCTCCGAGGAGTGCCCCTTGTATCGGCTCGTTGGTCTAGGGGTATGATTCTCGCTTCGGGTGCGAGAGGTCCCGGGTTCAATTCCCGGACGAGCCCGTGAAGTgctattttttttatctgcGCCAATGCGAGAGAGCTTTTACGTTTGGCATTTACAACTCACGTGGTGAGAAATTCTTCTCACTTAAGCTAACCGCCGTTTCTGTTTCAGGTGTGGAATAGGACATATCGCTGTTAAACTCTGAAGCAAACCGAAGAACATCTGAAACACTTTGAATTTATTGATTAGTATATTGATACATTTGATACATACATTACATGAGGGTATACTTACATTAAGTTTTATCGGAAAGTTCCACGCCAAAGTCCCTGCTCACCCAAGTGCTGACCCACAACAATACGGTAATACAACGTGTTAGCCGAATGGAATGTTTCATAAACACATGTACTTTCACTActcttcacttcactttaAAGTTACTTATCATAACAAGCAAGTGCTAGAAATTCACTATTTGATATGAATTTCAAGcattgcattttttaaagatGTGATTGATTCAGTACAAAACGAGAAATTAAATCGGACGAAAAGTGCAGACGTTATGTTagcgggaaagagacagaaaataATGCTCGCTATCGCGTTCTCATTCTGGCCTTTGTCGAGAAAACAGTTCGCCGTGAGATATTTCGTCGCAGTATACAGTGAATTGTGAGTGAATCGCTCTGAAGTGAGAAGAATTTCTCACCACGTGCAAATGGCAAAAGTAAAAGCTCTCGCATTggcacaaaaaccaaaaaagagTCTAACAACGCGGGCTCGTCCGGGAATTGAACCCGGGACCTCTCGCACCCGAAGCGAGAATCATACCCCTAGACCAACGAGCCGATACAACGGGCACTCTCCGGAACCCATAAGAAGCGCACTGCCGGACACCAATGTAGGTCGTGCGCGATTGCGACGAAGTCCCGGCCACTGAAACTAATCCTTCAATCAATATGCAAACTCTTTAAAAGCAACCCGGACAAAAAAGGGCGGGTGGCCACTTTTTATGATCCTCGTGGTGCTCGGGTGTTTGATGAAGCTATTCCGACCGACttccgagagcgagaggcctGACGGATGCCAGCTTTTCAATATTGAAACTAAACGGTCGCTGGGCCACGGCTGTAGAAAGTCGGCCTCTGCCCCACCGTGGAAtgtgccccccccccgccgggtgggGAGGGGAAGTGCTTTCGGACCAATAACCCACACACGGGGCTCGGCCCGGGGCAGTAGTGGCTCTCTGAAGGCATTCTTTTGAAGTGTGCCTAAAGCACTTTTGAAGCACCACTCTTACGTGAACAACGGACCTAGTGAGCCGGAAGCGGCGTAAAATCCGGCGTCCGATGAGCGATGATgcggccacacggcggcggtgttgATCGTCAtcactttttttgtgttgtcgCCAGGAGCACTAGGAGTCCACCAACGGCCCAGCGTAAATCACCGGCGGATGTTGATCGACCCACCACGGCGAAAAACAAGTATGTCCACAGGACCCCGAACCCGGACACCGCACGGCCGGAGAATGATGGATtagtgtgtgcggtggcgTTGAAGTGGAGATTTTTTCCTGGGCCGTCCTGACCGAAAAGTCCCGCAAAAAGCTGTTttcaagagagagagcccgcCCCGGTTGGGGTGACGATTTGATCGATGGCCATTTTGCATTCAAACCGCCCGCGGGAACCGTTCTCGATGTGCCGTTAGGCTGCGGACACTTCAAACGGGACTCGGACCGGCGGGGGCTCGCGGTttataaattacattttgtAGCGCATCCTCTTGCGGAACACCCGGAACTCCGACGGACCGGGTGACTTGATTTACGAAGGCGGGGCAATTATTTTCACACTCGAATTAGCGCGCGCGGCCACTTTGTGCGGAAATTAATTGGTACTTCGCAACCAATCAGCGAAACATCACATAAAGCTTAACAAGTTGTAAATAATAGGACCAAAGTACCGTCATAAATGTTAAGTACCACTCGTGGCCCGTGAGAGGGGATCCGAACCCGAAATCCGAACGGCACCGCGCGCACATAACTCAATTTGTCAACATGACGCAAAGCTGACCGGGGGACCTCTGCATAACACACCGGGTTGCGTCGTCGTGGCCACGATCGGCCCCTTTCCGGTGCGCAAGGTGACCAGATCCGGTACCGTTCGAAATGTCATCGACCATTTCGGGCGGTGGGGCCCAAAAACCGGTTCCATCTTCACAACCTGCGAGGCGGCCACATCCGTGAAcgtgctgctgcgctgctggtcGTTGTGCCTCGGTGTgtttcattcataattttCGCACGCTCACTACTCGatgatcgaacgatcgaaccgaGCCGTTGGGTCCGTTTTGAGCTACCTccgaaagagtgagagagataggatggatcgattcgatttttaaACCACTTTGAATGGATACAACTTTCATCGGTGATCGTCTTGCCGTCTTACGGCATTCTGTGGGACGATGCGCCAACGGATTATGCACGGATTGCGTCATAAAAATGTCATTTTATTAAGACCAACTTGGCACACGCAAAACACTTTTTCTCGATCTCCGAACACGATCACCACAAAAGGTAGAACCCGAGATTGGAATTTCTACCTTCGATTTGGGGTTGTCATTGAACTTCCATTACTAGAACAAAATGGCACGCAAATTCTTCTCTCTACGGGTAGATGTGTTTCTCTCGACGCTCCAATCGTCAGTCTATCTCGGACCGCGTTCGGTAGCTAATCGGTTTCGGATAACGTGAATAAGGGCGAGCTTCATGGAAATGAGtgcaaaaaatgcaatcaaacaAAGCCGCTTAACGAGGTGTCGTGTTAAATAAAGTGTGCGCAgtatttctttgttttgcgcAGAGTTCAGTGTAATAAAGTGGTcaagaaaatgaatgaatcgaCCCCCACTGCAGAAAGAGCCGGTTTGAAAAAATTTCTTTGCACTTACCCCAGATGGGACTCGAACCCACAATCCCCGGCTTAGGAGGCCGGTGCCTTGTCCATTAGGCCACTGGGGCTGTGTTTATAGCGCAGCTTATGTCGCCATTTCAACGCAGCGCTGATTTCGTACGGAAAATTGGTAAAATTTTACCTGTACTTTGTTTCTCGGAAACGATGCAATTATACAGATGAAATCTGCACAAATTGCTAGCTGCCAAAATGCATTTCCTGATTTAAAGTGGTGTGCGTtaaattcgtgaaaaatgcGTTCCCCGTGAGCGCCCTCTGTCTGTCGTTCAGCGAACGAAAGCGCTGTACGTCGTGCGAGCTTTATAGCAAAGGTTATTTcgttggaaatgttttatAGCAACGAGAGAGCTGTcaaacgctttgttttttttttgtttggtatCCGGCCGGCGAGATCGTTCGGGAAGAATGTCGCTGAAGTGTGCAGTTTGTAGCCAAAACGAGCGAAAATACAAGTGTAAAACGTGCAGCGTTCCCTAGTAAGTGATGGCGAACCAGCGGCTGACCTGCGTTCGGCCACTAATTTGCTTGCTTTCCTTTACCGCACCACCGTAGCTGCTCGGTGGCTTGCTATCGGACGCACCAGGAGCAAAAATGTGAGCCACCAGCCCTATCGGCTACGGATCCGGAATCGGGTTTCCGGGAGGACCACGCTCCGATGGCACAGAAAATCGTGCACTTCCCCACGGTCGACACGGTGCCGCAGGAGAAGCTGGAATTGCTGGGTAAGTCGAACGGGTTCGAAGGGCACGTGGTTGCCAAATTAACCTTCCCCATTGCCCCAGGACAAAGCGAACACCTAAAGAATCTGCTGTGCAATCGGCACTTAAGGCAGCTGCTGAAAGAGGTGGACAGTGGCCGGAACGGGATGAATGCCATTCGCGTGGCAATGATGGAGCCACTGTTTGTGGAGTTTGCCGACGAGTGCCTCCGGCTAGTGGAACCACCGAGCTCCGATGGGGAAGAATCGCAACCGAACATGGACGATTTAGTATTCACAAACCTCAAACATCGACGGTAGCGCCGGTATCCTTTTACGACAATAAACTGCGACGCACGCGGTTTGGTTCGATCCAAAATGCGGAAAAAATGTCCGCTTTATCTCTTATCTTCGATACAAAATAATACAGAAGGCGGTGTGTGGCGGGTTGTAGACGTGTgtggcgccggcggtggccacacgcCTCGGATAGCAGTTACGCCATTTACAGCTCGGAACGTTCCGTCAACTGGGCGCTCGTTTGGGGAACGGTGTACAGGAACAGATCGTCCGGCAGGTGGCTTTTGTCCAGGTCGCTGAGCATGTGGTACCGCTGCCGGAGCAGATAGGCGGCCGCCTTCGGTTGGCGGTTGCGCGTGAAGATGCCCTTCTTGTTGCCACCGACCCGCGTGTACGCTGTAAGATAGGGAAAATCGTTAGCttccccatcgtcgtcgttgtgggCGTGTGCGGGATTGTGGAATTTATCTTTACTTTGCGCCGTTTTGAAGTCGGCAAAGTTCCACACGAACTCGCCGATGAAAAAGTGTTGCGCCCGCAGCGTGTCGAACGCCTTGAAGTGCTGGCTAAACACGCGGCTCTGATAGTCCTCGGACCAGATGTACGCAGGAAGCTGTGTAGGGGGGtaggagagagaaagaggtcAACCGAGTTCGATAAGCTGCTCGCTCGCGTGTCTGTGATAAGAGTATCTGGTTCCGTCCCGTACCATGTGAAGACCTTCCATCGTATCGGCACCGTACTCGGACATCAGGACCGGTTTGTTGTGCTTCTTGTTCCAAGCTTGCGCTTCCTCCACCACCCGGTTGGTGATCATGTTGAGGCGCCCCGCGTTGGCATACCACGCGTTGTACCTGTTAAAACTTACGATGTCCAGATGCTGTGCCTGTGGCCACGAAAGAGAGATGCGTAAAGGCACACGATTTAAATAGGCTGTCGGGCACCCAGCCCCCAAGCTGCAGTCGTGGCCGAGTGGTTAAGGCGTCTGACTCGAAATCAGATTCCCTCTGGGGAGCGTAGGTTCGAATCCTACCGGCTGCGAaccactttttttctttttttttttgcacttaCCGCTCGATCATCGTTGACGTTTACGGCTATGGCCGCGGTGATGGGACGCGTTGGGTCCAGTAATTTGGTGTATTGGGCTACGGCCGCAAAGTATGCGTCCGCATCGAGCTTGCCCGTGCGCGGTTCGTTCGCGATCGACCACATGACCACGCTCGGATGGTTTCGATCCCGGTGGACCAGCTGCTCGATGCTGGACTTGTGCTTTTGCAGCAACACCTGGGAATAGTTTCTAGAAATGCACTGAAGGTTATGGCCACTGCAATGGAGATGACAAAGAGAGCTTTCTTACTCCGTATCGACGCTCGGACACTCGTCGATGATCATGATCCCGTTCTCATCCGCGAACTGCATGCTTTCCTCCGAGTACGGATAGTGCGACGTCCGGTACGCGTTGGCACCGACCCACTTGAGGAGGTTAAAGTCTTTGGTTAACAGCGCCAGATCTAATCCTTTGCCACGGATCTAGGAAAAGGGACAAGGACAATATCAGCAGCCTGTTGCGAAGGGAGGCACACATGGACCCGCATCCTCACATCCGAATCTTCATGTCGTCCAAAGCCGCGGAAGTAGATCGGCCTCCCGTTGATCAGGAACGCGGTGCTGTTCCACTCAAGCGTTCGGATTCCGACCTTCATCCGGTACACGTCGAGCAGCGTAGTTTTCACATCGTTCCCAACGCCATCGGTCTCCAGTTTGATCTCCATCGTGTAAAGGTATCCCGGTTCCGGGTCCATCAGGTACGGCCACCACAGTTTCGCCTCGGGAATGGTGGCACTGCCTTCTAGTTTACCTTTGGCCACATCCGTACCGACCAGGGTTCCGTTGCGATCGTACAGCTTAACCGTCACCTGCAGTGCGTCGGTCGTCTCGTttgggttgctgctgcccgtcaGCACCTGATAGTGCACGTGGCCTTCACCGTCAGCCCCCTGATCGGTATGAACCGCCACGTCCCGTATGTAAACCCGTGGCACCGTGTACAgaaccaccgaacggtggatTCCGGCGTAATTGAAGAAGTCAAACGTATACGATTGGACGAGCTCAGATCCATTGTCACTGTGAAGACAGGGAAAGGGACAGAGTTAATCCCCCGAGGAGAATCGAATCGGAACAGAGCGTACATTGCCTGATTGTCCACCTTGCCCTGCGGGATGgtcacctgcagcagcacgttATCACAGATGACCGAAATGCGGTTCTCGTCGCCGTACTTGAGCACTTTGGTAACTTCCGCCTCGAACGGCAGGTGTCCGATCTCGTGCTTCACAACCTGCACACCATTAATCCACTGCAAAGGAAGAGCGAAACGGATCACGGATCACTATACGGAAAGTAGACAGAGAAGTAGTACTTACCACGATCGTGTCGTAGTGGACGGAACCGAAGCGGACGAAAACGCGCTCACTGGACCACGCCCGGGGCACGAAGAACCGCCGATCGTACCACACGGTCCCGACGTGATCGCGCAGCCCCGCGTCCTCCGTGACGTCGTTGTAGCTGCTCGGCACCGGCATCTGGATCGtcttccggaaccgggccaGATCGTCACCGTACCACTTCTCGCGGATGCCCTGCGACGGATTGTTGCTGTCCGATCGCACAAAGTTCCACATCCCGTCCAGCTTCTTTAGCTCGCGTGTTTCCGACTCACTACCGGCGATCGAGAGAGGCATTAGTGGACCGGATCGAGGTGGAGATGCAAAACGCACATCGGACTTACATCGGATAGAGGAGGTCCTCCGTCGAGGACTCGTTGCCCGCCATGAAGTTCATTGCTCCGAAAACTACGTTGACCATGTAACCGATCACTCCCATCACCACGAACGTCCCCACTGCGTCGCCCATCGTCGGATTATcggaaaatggtaaacaaaacGGATCTCAAGTGGTTAGTGCTGTCAAGTGGTTGATTCTTTGGGTCTCTATGAATCGATCTGGTCTATAAGAACAGTGTAGAGGGGTTGTGCATCTCTGCGACACTTCTTATTGACTCAGTTGGGGAGTCTGTGTCCCCAGGTGGTGATCCATTTAAACGTCTACACACGATCGTTCGTGACGGGAGTTAAACGTTGCAAAGTGGAGCCCAATCATCGTCAAAATTTAAGAGGTGGTGCTACTAACAAGCCACTCGGCCAACGGTCAATTTGCTACCGAACCTTCCAGGACGGGGGCTTTTTAAGTCACACCCCGTCTTTCAACCCGTACGAGGTTAAGGTGTGCCACCGTCAGCCGGAGCGGCCAGATTTGTGTTGATACTAGACAAACATgggttttgtaaaaaaaatacgCCAGAGAGCGCCGTAGGAATCCGATCACGATGGGTGTGCCCCGCGGGATGCGTCAGTAGAACACAGAAGCAGCCAGCAGAAGATCCGCTTCTAAGCTAGTGGTGCCGAACTTAAAATGGGGAGACGTGAGCCGTGAGTTGATGTTGTCAGCATCCGCTCCGCAGCACGGAACACGTACCGGGAACAGATAAATACCAGATACACGCTTCACACTGGTAAACCAAACATTGGTGGGGCCAAACATGATCGCTGCTCGATCGCTGGATTGGCCACCAAAAAACCAGATGTTCCTCTGCGCGGCCCGCGGCGGGCCCAATAGACCATTGCCGCCCTTCGTGTGGCCCTTCAATATGACTCCAATCTAAAAACGGACACTCGATCCGGCCTGCTTCACTTATCGTCGCAAAAACGCCCCACTGCTGTTCCGGAAAAGGGCCGCCCAGTGCACGGTACGAAGGATAAATTAATGGCCACGCCATCGGAGGGAGTGTTCGACGACCAACGCCAAACTATGTGTGTACCTGAATACACGAGAACGCGCTGCCTGGCGTTAAGGGCGAGTctgctccgtcgtcgtcgctcttTACTAGGTTTCAGTTGCAGTTCTTCAACTTcgaccggtgctgctgctgttgttgttaatCGCATTACGGCGATGCCAGTGTTTCCGTGCGAAGCCATGCCCCTCAAAAGTCTAGACTAAGGACACGTGCCACAGTACCACAGAATGCATCGCGCCCCACGAAAACAAAGTCCACGGGGAGAATTGGGGGCTTTTGTAAGGATTTCCCAGGAAACCACGGCGAGGGGCTTCTTTTCACTTGCGCGCgcgttttcactttcgattccGGAGTTCCGAGTTCCATCGACCAACTCCAACGGCCGCCACAAAACAACTGGAGTACTAGAGAATGAttagcccggcccgggagagCTCGGGGCGTTTCTCGGGAAAGAATACCGATTAGCCGGAGGCCGCACGGTCCCGAGTAAGATTTTAACATCCTGCACACGTCGTCGACGTGTTGGCTTCTTGCGAAAATTTCCACTTGCAGGGTATCAAGTGAACCTCCAAAGCTCAAGATAACCTGCGCGTGTCCGTTCGCTCGTTCCCCCCATATCACGGCGCGCACACGCAACCTGACCGATAGTCGACCTCGCGGATTGGAATCTTGTGGCTCCCGCGACCACCACCCGCGGCTTACCGATGCCCGTGATGATCAGCAGCCGCATTCGGTGATCGTGCTGAACTTGACGCCGCTGGGCCAGCGTTAGTTGCCTCCTTTGAGGCCGCCGTATCAGCCTCAGCCGGGAAGCGGCATTCAGCAGCAGTCGCTTTCGATCCTCGACATCAGATGGCACTGCTGGCGGTAGCACCATCGTTGTGTTGTGGAAAACTATTGTTCGGCCACTGGATTCTACACTACCGGCATGGCCCGTGTCGGAGCCAAAAAATCACTAAAGTTCCACCGCCGGTTAGCTAACTCACGGCCAACTCGGAACTGTCAGATGACTGGACCGACGGGTTGTTTGACGGGAACGGGGTGCCCACGAACCACTTATCGGCAAGATAGTGTGCATACATCGCGCCTTATCGGGTGGGGACCACCCCTTTCACCGGTGGTACACCTTAGCGAGTCCTATCAATTCCTTAACCGCTTTCCAGGTGTGATAACAGGGCCACGGTGGGATCGATTCGCCACGGGGTCCAGCTTCAGCTGGTTTACGATTAAAGGCCCTTAGGGCGCGCCGCGGTaggtttcataatttttggccaatttcAAGTACCACAAGTGTTATCGTGGCCTCAGAATTCTTAACCTACTTTCCCGGGCCCCGCGGGACCCATTATGCCGGGGCCCATTCTGATAAAAACGTGGCCTTCGCGACGAGTTCTAACCACCTCGTGGAGTGTCACGCTCGACTGGACACTTCACGGGCGGGCTCCGTTTAAATTGTGTCACATTTGTCAGCTCATTgccacaccaccacctggCACCGGGAATCTGGTGCATAATTCAGATGCGTCCGAAGGCGATCGATTGACAGCGTAATTGCAGCAGATCAAGATCATGGCGAGTAGGTTTCGCGTGCGCCCGTGGGCTCTGATTCATGATCTAAGCGCATGAACACGATCGTGAGATAAAAACACCGATCGACCTGCAAAATCGTGTGCGAATGATGATCATTTAAGATGATAAGTGATCACCGGGTGCTCCGGTCGGGTGGGAAAATGTTCGGCGCGGGGTACAGaatccccccgggggtttgGCTCTTCTCGAGTCGAGATTAATTAGCGTTTGTGGTGGCGATAAAAAAACGAGATTCTCCGTTAACAATCTCATTCTTGGCGCGTTGCTGTTTTTTAGTCGATCCCAAATGGCACGCCACGAGGGGATTCTTTTTAGCGCAGTGCACTATGACTACAGATTGATTGGCCCCGCCGTCGTGGTGGTGATCTCCTAAATCCGGATGGTGATAAACGGTGGCACGGGTCCGGGTTTGATAGCCTCGGCTCCTTCGAATGACCTCTCGGACAATCGGTCTTTTTTTGTATCGAGCTTCAAAATTACACACGTAGCCACGCCGCCACAACACGATCGCGGACAGCTTTTTGCAGCACCTTTCCGGAACGATCGCTACAAAACGAAATTTAACCGTATAACTAAGTGTTCGTTACCCGTTCGCTGGAAAGCTGGCGGCTTCCGTTGGACGACCATTGCTAGATTCCCACAGTGCCGGGGCCACGGAACCGCTTAACGCACGCACGTCGGAACAATaatcaaattcaattaaccCGCCGACGGAACTGGTGGGCGCCTCTGACTGTTTTAACGGTTCCCCGGTTTCGGAGGGCGAATGAACCTTTTCACTCTCTGGACACTGGCAGCGGACGGATTTATTAATTGAGTGCGACCGCAACCGGGGGCCAATCCGCCGTCCGCTGGTTTCGGATGCGACGATCCTTCGTGAAACACCAAACTCAACTGTCGCGGCCAGCCGGTCCGCGGACGCTTCTTGTACTATCGCGCGCGGTGCCGAGTGATCGCGACGCTGTTTGCCGGTCGGGCCAAAACACGGCGTGCGCCAAACTCACACATCCTTACGGCCATCGTGTGACGCCGGGTTTGTTTACCTCCGCACATGAGTTTAAGAGAAAATTAGGTTTTTTCTGCCGATGGCAGCGCGCATTAGGCAATGGCCACCGATTGAGGCACCATTGTGGGTGTCGACAGATAAAAGGGAGATAAGAGGCGCAGATCGAGACCGACGATAAGGCGCGGGTTGGGCTCTTGCCAATTTGTTTACTCACTGGCCGAGGATACGTACCTTTAAGAAGGGCGAGCGCAGCGCGGTACAGCCGGTCCGCAAGCCGCCATCGGATGGTGTTGTGGTCGGTGGAAATAAGCCGCGCCTTGGACGATATCGTCAGCATTCAGAACTGGTCCGAAAAATAGCACTAAACATTTGAATTGAGCAAAATGCAACTTGTGCTGATCCTTTCGACTTTCCGATTTGACGTACGACGGAATCAGCTGTCAAATCTCGTTTTTCTTAAACTCATATAAACTTTTGCCACATACTGTAACCTAGGTTGGAATTTTATGGCCGATTTTATGGTAGTCGAGACCAGAACCCACCGAAAACGCTTTCGCTTGGCTTTTCAAAACTCGGAATCACCTGTGGTAGATTTCATATAAATGGTAGATTTCATATAAATGGTAGATT
The nucleotide sequence above comes from Anopheles bellator chromosome 1, idAnoBellAS_SP24_06.2, whole genome shotgun sequence. Encoded proteins:
- the LOC131206400 gene encoding beta-glucuronidase isoform X4, translated to MGVIGYMVNVVFGAMNFMAGNESSTEDLLYPIESETRELKKLDGMWNFVRSDSNNPSQGIREKWYGDDLARFRKTIQMPVPSSYNDVTEDAGLRDHVGTVWYDRRFFVPRAWSSERVFVRFGSVHYDTIVWINGVQVVKHEIGHLPFEAEVTKVLKYGDENRISVICDNVLLQVTIPQGKVDNQAIDNGSELVQSYTFDFFNYAGIHRSVVLYTVPRVYIRDVAVHTDQGADGEGHVHYQVLTGSSNPNETTDALQVTVKLYDRNGTLVGTDVAKGKLEGSATIPEAKLWWPYLMDPEPGYLYTMEIKLETDGVGNDVKTTLLDVYRMKVGIRTLEWNSTAFLINGRPIYFRGFGRHEDSDIRGKGLDLALLTKDFNLLKWVGANAYRTSHYPYSEESMQFADENGIMIIDECPSVDTENYSQVLLQKHKSSIEQLVHRDRNHPSVVMWSIANEPRTGKLDADAYFAAVAQYTKLLDPTRPITAAIAVNVNDDRAAQHLDIVSFNRYNAWYANAGRLNMITNRVVEEAQAWNKKHNKPVLMSEYGADTMEGLHMLPAYIWSEDYQSRVFSQHFKAFDTLRAQHFFIGEFVWNFADFKTAQTYTRVGGNKKGIFTRNRQPKAAAYLLRQRYHMLSDLDKSHLPDDLFLYTVPQTSAQLTERSEL